A window from Triticum aestivum cultivar Chinese Spring chromosome 6D, IWGSC CS RefSeq v2.1, whole genome shotgun sequence encodes these proteins:
- the LOC123141561 gene encoding ethylene-responsive transcription factor ERF054: protein MDAADSGGRRERRWKGKAASSAAEKQQQQLAPVLEDAPAAALLPPLKKMRSPDCRLRRSVSSLSSAPASPDSSSVSNPLSPPATSLPLHASSTRQIFPFAYDPSPAAAPRLLQLLRYSSSLYQQPMLPQQLQQQQHTPSQHPQMISFGDAQQQQQQQFEAAAALIPPQYMAPEALRYWSAALNLSPRGVLGGVVPPALYQHLLRPPGPAKLYRGVRQRHWGKWVAEIRLPRNRTRLWLGTFDTAEDAAMAYDREAFKLRGENARLNFPDLFLGKGRSGGSGRTSASAAASASSSSTSAPPTPDETHAQQAQLLLQREQQQQHTDGQANTGPKPPLSAAEQDGQPEPEQNPQLQNAEQHCSDGSTAMMQQAPVTPGGVWGPADDAWFSAWGPGSSVWDYDMDSAHGLLLQSRFAGEQAGMDYVPSAPEAHVAPAAGTGTACGAPPSPLPPRPPFMWKD, encoded by the coding sequence ATGGATGCGGCGGATAGTGGGGGCCGGCGCGAGCGGAGATGGAAGGGGAAGGCCGCGAGCTCGGCCGcggagaagcagcagcagcagctggcgcCGGTTTTAGAAGACGCGCCGGCGGCCGCATTGCTCCCGCCGCTGAAGAAGATGCGGAGCCCCGACTGCCGCCTCCGCCGCTCCGTGTCCTCGCTGTCGTCGGCTCCTGCTTCCCCTGACTCCTCCTCTGTTTCCAACCCCCTCTCGCCGCCCGCGACGTCCTTGCCGCTCCACGCGTCGTCGACGCGGCAGATATTCCCGTTCGCGTACGATCCGTCCCCGGCGGCGGCCCCGAGGCTCCTGCAGCTGTTGCGGTACTCCTCCAGCCTGTACCAACAGCCGATGCTGccgcagcagctgcagcagcagcagcacacaccTTCGCAGCACCCGCAGATGATATCCTTCGGCGatgcccagcagcagcagcagcagcagttcgaggcggcggcggccttgATCCCGCCGCAGTACATGGCGCCGGAGGCGCTGCGCTACTGGAGCGCGGCCCTGAACCTGAGCCCGCGAGGCGTGCTTGGCGGGGTCGTGCCGCCGGCGCTGTACCAGCACCTGCTGCGGCCGCCTGGCCCGGCCAAGCTGTACCGCGGCGTACGCCAGCGTCACTGGGGGAAGTGGGTGGCGGAGATCCGCCTGCCACGGAACCGCACGCGCCTGtggctcggcaccttcgacaccgccgAGGACGCGGCCATGGCGTACGATCGCGAGGCCTTCAAGCTGCGCGGCGAGAACGCGCGGCTCAACTTCCCCGACCTCTTCCTCGGCAAAGGCCGCTCCGGCGGCAGCGGCCGCACCAGCGCCAGCGCTGcggcgtcggcctcctcctcctccacgtcCGCTCCGCCGACGCCGGACGAAACCCATGCGCAGCAAGCTCAGCTGCTGCTCCAGCGTGAACAGCAGCAACAGCACACGGACGGGCAAGCGAACACTGGACCGAAACCTCCGCTCTCCGCAGCAGAGCAGGACGGCCAACCGGAACCAGAGCAAAATCCTCAGCTCCAGAACGCAGAGCAACATTGCAGCGACGGCAGCACGGCCATGATGCAGCAGGCTCCAGTGACCCCCGGCGGCGTCTGGGGCCCCGCCGACGACGCATGGTTCAGCGCGTGGGGCCCGGGCAGCTCTGTCTGGGACTACGACATGGACAGCGCTCATGGCCTCTTACTCCAGTCTCGCTTCGCCGGTGAGCAGGCCGGCATGGACTACGTCCCCAGTGCGCCGGAAGCCCACGTGGCACCGGCGGCAGGGACAGGCACGGCCTGTGGCGCTcccccttctcctcttcctcctcgtcctccctTCATGTGGAAGGACTAG